Proteins encoded together in one Hevea brasiliensis isolate MT/VB/25A 57/8 chromosome 16, ASM3005281v1, whole genome shotgun sequence window:
- the LOC131174646 gene encoding uncharacterized protein LOC131174646, which translates to MGSDRRWMYARLKDGLLTSEFIEGIEQFITFAKQHPKWMDGDKLKCPCNHRKCQNRNYVDENTIRLHLMKHGFVSYYYKWILHGEPRTSNIDSQNINVMIAKSVQEVDNSTSNTYEQMVIDVAGPNFFQDVMEEPPNPSAQKLYDMLQAANQEVWPGCESHSQLSVVARMLNIKAEHHLSERCFDDICQLMKEVLPDENLMTENFYSTKKLVQALGLPIEKIHCCTNGCMLYWAEDSELTNCKFCDHPRFKRHSRGSSNFQTNVPHKKMYYFPLTQRLQRLYASNATAKEMRWHAEHNHEDGVMRHCSDATAWKHFNKTHPSFAAEVRNEEYMFLTVIVPGPRNPKDKLDVYLQPLIAELKQLWEVGVETYDASKKNNFNMRVALLWTISDFPAYSMLSSWSTAGKTACPYCRGDSDAFTLTKGGKQSWFDNHHMGAYENNSCKAKNTGWKRRSIFWDFPYWSTNMLRHNLDVMYIEKNVFENIFNTVMNVEGKTKDNAKSREDLKEFCHRPELERDMATGKYPKACYTLDKQSKAVLCEWLKNLRFPDGYVSNMGRCIDMRKLKLFGMKSHDCHVFMQRLLPIAFRELLPKNVWQALTELSNFFRELTSTTLREEVMLQLNEEIPIILCKLERIFPPSFFDSMEHLPVHLAYEAWILWSVQYRWMYPFER; encoded by the exons ATGGGATCAGATCGGAGATGGATGTATGCTAGGTTAAAAGATGGCCTATTGACCTCAGAATTCATAGAAGGTATTGAACAATTCATAACATTTGCTAAGCAACATCCAAAGTGGATGGATGGGGATAAACTGAAGTGTCCATGTAATCATCGAAAGTGTCAGAATCGTAATTATGTTGATGAGAATACAATTCGGTTACATTTGATGAAGCATGGATTTGTGtcatattattataaatggaTTCTACATGGGGAACCCCGCACAAGTAATATTGATAGTCAAAACATAAATGTTATGATAGCGAAGTCTGttcaagaggttgataatagcaCAAGCAATACATATGAGCAAATGGTAATAGATGTAGCAGGTCCTAATTTCTTTCAGGATGTAATGGAGGAGCCTCCAAATCCATCAGCTCAAAAATTGTATGACATGTTACAAGCTGCTAATCAAGAGGTGTGGCCAGGTTGTGAAAGCCATTCGCAGCTCTCAGTTGTTGCAAGGATGTTGAACATCAAGGCTGAACATCATTTATCAGAAAGGTGTTTTGATGACATTTGTCAACTTATGAAAGAGGTGTTACCGGATGAAAATTTAATGACTGAAAACTTTTACAGTACAAAGAAGTTGGTCCAAGCATTGGGCCTACCTATTGAGAAGATTCATTGTTGTACTAATGGATGTATGTTATATTGGGCTGAAGATAGTGAGTTAACGAATTGCAAATTTTGTGACCATCCACGGTTCAAACGACATAGTCGAGGCTCTTCTAATTTTCAAACCAATGTCCCACATAAGAAAATGTACTACTTTCCTCTCACACAGAGATTGCAAAGATTATATGCTTCGAATGCAACAGCAAAAGAAATGAGATGGCATGCTGAGCATAACCATGAAGATGGGGTAATGCGTCATTGTTCAGATGCAACTGCATGGAAGCATTTTAATAAAACACATCCTTCATTTGCTGCTGAGGTTCGGAAT GAAGAGTATATGTTCCTAACGGTAATAGTTCCTGGTCCGAGAAACCCAAAAGACAAATTGGATGTGTACTTACAGCCCCTTAttgcagagttgaaacagttgTGGGAAGTTGGAGTTGAGACATATGATGCATCAAAGaagaataattttaatatgaGGGTTGCGTTATTATGGACAATAAGTGATTTCCCTGCATATTCAATGTTATCCAGTTGGAGCACAGCAGGCAAGACTGCTTGTCCATATTGTAGGGGCGATTCAGATGCATTCACATTGACAAAGGGTGGTAAACAATCATGGTTTGACAATCACC ATATGGGTGCATATGAGAATAACAGTTGCAAAGCAAAAAACACGGGTTGGAAGAGACGGAGCATTTTTTGGGATTTTCCATATTGGAGTACTAACATGCTTCGCCACAACCTGGATGTCATGTATATAGAGAAAAAtgtatttgaaaatatttttaatactgtgATGAATGTTGAAGGGAAGACGAAGGACAATGCAAAATCAAGGGAAGATTTGAAAGAGTTTTGTCACCGACCTGAGTTAGAGAGGGATATGGCAACAGGAAAGTATCCTAAAGCATGTTACACATTAGACAAACAATCAAAAGCAGTGTTGTGTGAATGGCTTAAAAATCTTAGATTCCCAGATGGTTATGTGTCAAACATGGGTAGGTGTATAGACATGCGAAAACTAAAGTTGtttgggatgaaaagccatgattGTCATGTCTTTATGCAAAGATTACTCCCAATAGCATTTAGGGAATTGCTTCCAAAAAATGTGTGGCAAGCATTGACCGAATTGAGCAATTTCTTTAGAGAGTTAACTTCAACAACACTTAGAGAAGAAGTCATGTTACAGCTCAATGAAGAGATTCCTATAATATTATGTAAACTAGAGCGTATATTCCCTCCAAGTTTCTTTGACTCCATGGAACATCTCCCAGTGCATTTGGCTTATGAAGCATGGATTCTTTGGTCTGTGCAATATCGGTGGATGTATCCATTTGAGAGGTAA